Proteins from a single region of Ignavibacteriales bacterium:
- the ssb gene encoding single-stranded DNA-binding protein, whose protein sequence is MAFSLNKILLIGNLGNDAETRFTTSNVSITTFSLATTNSYKGKDGNWVNETTWHNVVSFNLSDYFKEALKKGKKFYVEGRLTKRDYTDKEGIKRYMTEVVSEKIIPLDARGGEESEYTKDTSTAETTNAGEVSVDENDDLPF, encoded by the coding sequence ATGGCTTTTTCACTTAACAAGATTCTTCTTATTGGTAATTTAGGCAATGATGCAGAAACCAGGTTTACTACATCTAATGTTTCTATTACTACGTTTTCTTTAGCTACAACTAATAGTTACAAAGGCAAAGATGGAAATTGGGTAAATGAAACTACTTGGCACAATGTAGTTTCTTTTAATCTTTCTGATTACTTCAAAGAAGCTCTTAAAAAAGGTAAAAAATTCTATGTCGAAGGGCGACTTACTAAAAGAGATTATACCGACAAGGAAGGTATTAAACGTTATATGACTGAAGTTGTTTCTGAAAAAATAATTCCGCTTGATGCCCGCGGTGGTGAAGAAAGTGAATATACCAAGGATACAAGTACGGCAGAAACTACAAATGCAGGTGAAGTATCTGTTGACGAAAATGATGACCTTCCATTCTAG
- a CDS encoding outer membrane protein transport protein translates to MRKNLLTMFFIIGFSAIQVFGSGFQINENGARAMGMSGAFVGLANDPSAVYFNPAGITQLAGARFSFGATYIRPNTAFTGPTPATTESKLKPRYFTPANFYFTYDLGNDFWLGFGFQNPYGNGIEWEDDWVGRYKTTKMELKTYNFSPTFAYKISEKLSIAAGVTVSFADVIIARKVKYIPTGNPANPLLVLPDDANIEMTGDNTAIGYSAGLLYKPTKELSVGLSFHSNVKYDFKGDAVVTLGLKTPAAMAKYIPFGKISAPFKTPYVFTAGLAYHANDELVITGDFQYTGWKSYDKLEVTFADYKPDGKNPYISTSVRDYQNSFIARLGAEYILSDQFTIRGGGLYDKNPIKDERLDATLPDADRFGVNVGLGVKLAKNVTVDIAYLFIMFKERTINTSTDIVPLSVTNLQQPWNGKYKSSAHLFGLNFNYNM, encoded by the coding sequence GTGCGAAAGAATCTACTTACTATGTTTTTTATAATAGGGTTTTCCGCAATCCAGGTTTTTGGCAGCGGATTTCAAATAAACGAAAACGGTGCACGAGCAATGGGTATGTCCGGGGCATTCGTTGGATTAGCAAATGATCCATCAGCAGTTTATTTTAACCCAGCGGGTATAACGCAATTAGCTGGGGCTCGTTTTAGTTTTGGAGCAACCTATATTCGTCCAAACACTGCGTTTACCGGTCCAACTCCCGCCACTACAGAATCTAAGTTGAAACCTCGATATTTCACACCAGCTAATTTTTATTTTACTTATGATTTAGGAAATGATTTCTGGCTGGGATTTGGATTTCAGAATCCTTACGGGAATGGAATCGAATGGGAAGATGATTGGGTCGGTCGATATAAAACTACAAAAATGGAATTAAAAACTTATAATTTTTCTCCTACATTTGCTTATAAGATTTCAGAAAAATTATCAATCGCTGCTGGAGTAACAGTATCTTTTGCCGATGTTATTATAGCAAGAAAAGTTAAATACATCCCAACTGGTAACCCAGCAAATCCTCTTCTTGTTCTTCCAGACGATGCTAATATTGAAATGACCGGTGACAATACAGCCATTGGTTATTCTGCAGGATTGCTATATAAACCAACAAAGGAACTGTCAGTTGGATTGTCTTTCCACAGTAATGTTAAATATGATTTTAAGGGAGATGCAGTTGTTACTCTTGGTCTCAAAACTCCTGCTGCAATGGCAAAATATATTCCTTTTGGAAAGATTTCAGCTCCCTTTAAAACTCCTTATGTTTTTACCGCAGGGCTTGCATATCATGCAAATGATGAGTTGGTAATTACTGGAGATTTTCAGTATACCGGATGGAAAAGTTATGACAAGTTAGAAGTAACATTTGCAGATTATAAACCGGATGGAAAGAATCCTTATATTTCTACTTCAGTTAGAGATTATCAGAATTCATTTATTGCAAGATTAGGTGCAGAATATATTCTTAGTGATCAATTTACAATAAGAGGTGGAGGACTTTATGATAAAAATCCTATTAAGGATGAACGATTAGATGCAACTCTGCCAGATGCTGACAGATTTGGTGTAAACGTTGGTTTGGGAGTAAAATTAGCAAAGAATGTTACTGTTGATATTGCTTATCTGTTTATAATGTTCAAGGAAAGAACAATTAATACTTCAACGGATATCGTTCCTTTAAGTGTAACTAATTTACAGCAACCATGGAATGGAAAGTATAAATCCAGTGCTCATTTATTCGGATTGAATTTTAATTATAATATGTAA
- a CDS encoding acetyl-CoA carboxylase biotin carboxyl carrier protein subunit yields the protein MNEFVATVNGNKKYITVIDNQIILFKETEIEYSLSKISEFSYLLKIGNRVYDLTTNIINNEKIGVLIDGHYFETTIRTSLQEKANELTILTNQKNHHDSIKAPMPGLIIKIKKVVGEKIEIGESVIILEAMKMENDLRAPSSGIIKEIFVKEGNSIEKGSILLSIE from the coding sequence ATGAATGAATTTGTTGCTACAGTAAATGGAAATAAAAAATACATTACAGTTATAGATAACCAAATAATTCTTTTTAAGGAAACTGAAATTGAATACTCACTTTCCAAAATAAGTGAGTTTTCCTACCTGCTGAAAATTGGCAACAGGGTTTACGATTTAACTACTAACATTATTAACAACGAAAAAATCGGTGTACTTATAGATGGACATTATTTTGAAACAACAATCAGAACGTCCCTTCAAGAGAAAGCTAATGAATTAACGATTCTTACAAACCAGAAGAATCATCATGATTCGATCAAGGCTCCTATGCCCGGACTTATAATTAAAATAAAAAAAGTTGTTGGAGAAAAAATAGAGATTGGTGAATCTGTTATAATTTTAGAAGCGATGAAAATGGAAAATGATTTAAGAGCGCCATCATCTGGAATAATTAAAGAAATATTTGTAAAAGAAGGTAATTCAATTGAAAAAGGAAGTATTCTTCTTTCGATTGAATAA
- a CDS encoding acetyl-CoA carboxylase biotin carboxylase subunit gives MIKKILIANRGEIAVRIIKACRELGIISAAVYSEADKNSLHVRLADEAYHIGPSPSSESYLNFSQIISTAKKINASAIHPGYGFLSENYEFIKAVEESGIIFIGPDSNSVRLMGDKTSARKLMSSHMVPIVPGTTSPIISLADGKREGERIGYPILLKASAGGGGKGMKKVTSEKEFESAFTSAQREALKAFGSSDIYIEKYIDNPKHIEVQIIADKHGNYAHLFERDCSIQRRHQKVIEEAPSTFVDKELRKKLTDAAINAAKACNYYNAGTIEFLVDKNKNFYFLEMNTRLQVEHPVTEAITGIDLVKEQINIADGQKLSFKQKDLKINGYAVECRVYAEDVDNNFVPSTGHIRLHRRPDGIGIRVDTGIDPFSNISVYYDPLLTKLIAWGRTRLEAIERTKRALGEYKIAGILTNIAALRWVLKQPSFIDGSYNINFVEDYWIPLLPDKWKGESAQEYEDVAAILSALLKQKMTEVNPSSIDCAKNNKWIQQNYE, from the coding sequence TTGATAAAGAAAATCCTTATCGCTAACCGCGGTGAGATTGCAGTTAGAATAATTAAAGCTTGCCGCGAGCTTGGGATAATTTCTGCTGCAGTTTATTCAGAAGCTGATAAAAATTCACTTCACGTAAGACTTGCAGATGAAGCTTATCATATTGGTCCATCGCCATCATCCGAGTCATACCTGAATTTTTCTCAAATCATTTCAACAGCAAAAAAAATTAATGCATCCGCAATTCACCCAGGATATGGTTTTCTATCAGAAAATTATGAATTCATTAAAGCAGTTGAGGAATCAGGAATTATTTTTATCGGTCCCGATTCTAATTCAGTAAGATTAATGGGCGATAAAACTTCAGCAAGGAAGTTAATGTCTTCGCATATGGTTCCAATTGTGCCTGGAACTACAAGTCCAATTATATCTTTAGCAGACGGGAAGCGTGAAGGGGAAAGAATTGGTTACCCGATTTTGCTTAAAGCATCTGCTGGTGGTGGTGGTAAAGGAATGAAAAAAGTTACTTCAGAAAAGGAATTTGAATCAGCATTTACCAGCGCACAACGAGAAGCCTTAAAAGCATTTGGTAGTTCGGATATTTATATAGAAAAGTACATAGATAATCCCAAGCATATCGAAGTTCAAATTATTGCTGATAAACATGGGAATTATGCACATCTTTTTGAAAGAGATTGTTCCATTCAGCGAAGGCATCAAAAAGTAATTGAAGAAGCACCATCTACTTTTGTGGATAAGGAACTAAGGAAAAAATTAACTGATGCTGCAATTAATGCAGCAAAAGCATGTAATTATTATAACGCTGGCACAATTGAATTTCTTGTTGATAAAAATAAAAATTTCTATTTCCTGGAAATGAATACACGCCTTCAGGTTGAGCATCCCGTTACAGAAGCAATAACAGGAATCGATTTGGTAAAAGAACAGATCAATATTGCAGATGGACAAAAACTTTCTTTCAAACAAAAAGATTTGAAAATTAATGGGTACGCCGTTGAATGCCGTGTTTATGCCGAAGATGTTGATAATAATTTTGTACCATCAACTGGACATATTAGACTGCACCGGCGACCTGATGGAATTGGAATTAGAGTAGATACAGGAATAGATCCGTTCTCTAACATTTCGGTTTATTATGATCCGCTTCTTACAAAATTAATTGCGTGGGGAAGAACAAGATTAGAAGCTATTGAAAGAACGAAGCGCGCTTTGGGTGAATATAAAATTGCGGGAATTTTAACTAACATTGCCGCATTAAGATGGGTACTAAAACAGCCGTCATTTATAGATGGTAGTTATAATATAAATTTTGTTGAGGATTATTGGATACCGCTATTACCAGATAAATGGAAAGGAGAAAGCGCACAGGAATATGAAGATGTTGCTGCAATTCTTAGTGCTTTGCTAAAACAAAAAATGACAGAAGTAAATCCTTCATCAATTGACTGTGCTAAAAATAATAAATGGATCCAGCAGAATTATGAATGA
- a CDS encoding endonuclease MutS2: MISEAVLEKLEFPKILQQISKYSSTEPGKKILLGLKPFESLYLAIQEGDYVTEAKEILIKNDFPPINYIPELADSLSLSAIDGSVLDSKAILEILKLAETSRYLFLFLKSNAEGKSISKDFLNDLFVDKVLEHHITKVINENGEVKENASSKLKEIREEVRRKSETLQKVINRILKSLSDAYLVREEYVTQRDGRIVVPVKAEHKRHVKGFIHSESATGQTVYIEPEETLELNNDILSLYFAEKREIERILRELTKKIGEYVLPLKKSLSAIADLDSIFARAKYSIEIIGSFPSIDNSKPIKIMEARHPLLIKKIGRSNAVPLDLSIENGTNIILITGPNAGGKTVVLKTVGLLSIMVLSGIHIPAQADSNLHFLENILMDIGDQQSIEDDLSTFSSHLSNIRKIIYEAVENSIILLDEIGTGTDPAEGSALAIAILLTLQNKKSKVLATTHHGSLKLMAEELEGFQNASMEFDSDNLIPTYKFRQGVPGSSYAFEVAERIGFTKDFLSLAKNYLDSDKMKVEEFLVELETRSRNLQTKLNEYEVENSRLKGLTNLYKQNLEKLETQKKDILIDTKTKAESFIKDVNKKVENAIKQIRESQANREVIKDVRKQISDLKKDVEKVAEVKIQNVAKMEFAIGSFAKLRTSELSGKIIEIDFEKNKAVLVTGTVKLQVKLDEIIPISGKEAKSQERFQSSFHQTEAEVRIDIRGQKPEEAEFEVIKFLDNAYTSGLNRVEILHGKGTGVLKKMTKDILSEHPGVSKFYFANIEYGGDGITIVELK, from the coding sequence ATGATTTCAGAAGCTGTATTGGAAAAATTAGAATTTCCTAAAATCCTCCAGCAAATTTCCAAATATTCTTCTACTGAACCAGGTAAAAAAATCCTATTAGGATTGAAACCATTTGAGAGTTTATACCTCGCTATTCAGGAAGGAGATTATGTAACAGAAGCAAAAGAAATTTTAATTAAAAATGATTTCCCTCCGATAAATTATATTCCGGAACTTGCCGATTCATTATCACTAAGTGCAATTGATGGAAGTGTTCTGGATAGTAAAGCTATTTTAGAAATTCTAAAATTAGCTGAAACCTCGCGCTATTTATTTCTATTCTTAAAATCAAATGCTGAAGGAAAAAGTATAAGTAAAGATTTTCTGAATGATCTTTTTGTAGATAAAGTTTTAGAACATCATATAACAAAAGTTATAAATGAAAACGGTGAAGTTAAAGAAAATGCCAGTAGTAAGTTAAAAGAAATTCGTGAAGAAGTTAGAAGAAAATCCGAGACTCTTCAAAAGGTAATAAATAGAATTTTGAAATCTTTAAGTGATGCTTATCTTGTCCGAGAAGAATATGTAACACAACGGGATGGAAGAATTGTAGTACCGGTAAAAGCTGAACATAAACGTCATGTTAAAGGATTTATTCATTCAGAATCTGCAACCGGACAAACCGTTTATATTGAACCGGAAGAAACTCTTGAACTAAACAATGATATACTTTCTCTCTACTTTGCAGAGAAACGTGAGATTGAAAGAATCCTGCGCGAGCTTACGAAAAAGATTGGTGAGTATGTTCTACCGTTAAAGAAATCTTTAAGCGCCATCGCAGATCTTGATAGTATTTTTGCCAGAGCAAAATACTCAATTGAAATAATTGGATCTTTCCCATCAATCGATAATTCAAAACCAATTAAAATAATGGAAGCCAGGCATCCGTTACTTATTAAAAAAATTGGAAGAAGCAACGCTGTTCCATTGGACTTATCGATAGAAAATGGAACAAATATTATTCTAATTACCGGACCTAATGCCGGTGGAAAGACTGTTGTACTCAAGACAGTTGGATTGTTGTCCATAATGGTTTTATCAGGAATTCATATACCAGCACAGGCGGATTCCAATCTACATTTTTTAGAAAATATTCTAATGGATATTGGCGATCAGCAATCAATTGAAGATGACTTGAGTACATTTAGCTCACATCTTTCCAACATCCGAAAAATTATTTATGAAGCTGTAGAAAATTCGATTATACTTCTCGATGAAATTGGGACCGGAACTGATCCTGCTGAAGGATCTGCATTGGCAATTGCAATCCTCTTAACTTTGCAGAACAAAAAATCAAAAGTACTTGCAACAACTCATCACGGAAGTTTGAAATTAATGGCAGAAGAGCTTGAAGGTTTTCAAAATGCCTCAATGGAATTTGATTCAGATAATCTAATTCCAACATACAAATTCAGGCAAGGAGTTCCAGGTTCATCTTACGCATTTGAAGTTGCTGAAAGAATCGGTTTCACTAAAGATTTTCTTTCTTTGGCAAAAAACTACCTTGATTCCGATAAAATGAAAGTAGAAGAATTTTTAGTTGAACTTGAAACACGTTCCAGAAATCTACAGACAAAATTAAATGAATATGAAGTAGAAAATAGCAGGTTAAAAGGATTAACAAATCTTTACAAACAAAATTTGGAAAAACTGGAAACGCAAAAGAAAGATATATTGATTGATACGAAAACTAAAGCTGAATCGTTTATTAAAGATGTGAATAAGAAAGTTGAAAATGCTATCAAACAGATCAGAGAATCGCAAGCAAATAGAGAAGTTATTAAAGATGTACGAAAACAAATATCTGATTTGAAAAAAGATGTAGAAAAAGTTGCTGAAGTTAAAATTCAGAATGTAGCTAAAATGGAATTTGCGATTGGTAGTTTTGCCAAATTAAGAACTTCTGAACTTAGCGGTAAAATTATAGAAATTGATTTTGAAAAGAATAAAGCTGTATTGGTTACCGGTACCGTTAAACTTCAGGTTAAACTTGATGAAATAATTCCGATAAGTGGTAAAGAAGCTAAATCCCAAGAGAGGTTTCAGAGCAGTTTCCATCAAACAGAAGCAGAGGTTAGAATTGATATAAGAGGACAAAAACCTGAAGAAGCTGAATTTGAAGTGATTAAATTTTTAGATAACGCTTATACATCTGGATTGAACCGGGTTGAAATTTTACATGGTAAAGGAACTGGTGTACTGAAAAAAATGACGAAGGATATTCTGTCAGAACATCCTGGTGTGAGTAAATTTTATTTTGCAAACATAGAATATGGCGGTGATGGAATTACAATCGTTGAATTGAAGTAA
- a CDS encoding CvpA family protein gives MNYIDYIIIAFLVIGFILGFKDGMVRKLIGLSGILIGIFLAVKFSEPVGKLLSPFFNNEPYLAGIIGAFVIFIITIIAASVIKRLVHPHDKVNQLVNQISGGIIGTVQIVFFLSVLLLLLGVFTFPKTKTAEASWLYKPVYNVVPSTIGFLIGGKDFVKEFIESKDIDTSANNKQKNKSSDKQKNNQPVKQIEKKKK, from the coding sequence TTGAATTACATCGATTATATTATTATTGCTTTTTTAGTTATTGGATTCATACTAGGATTTAAAGATGGAATGGTTCGGAAATTAATTGGGCTTAGCGGAATACTAATAGGGATTTTTCTTGCAGTAAAATTTTCTGAACCTGTTGGCAAATTACTATCACCATTTTTCAACAATGAACCTTACCTTGCCGGCATTATTGGAGCATTTGTTATTTTTATCATTACAATTATTGCAGCTTCAGTTATAAAAAGATTAGTACATCCTCACGACAAAGTGAACCAATTAGTTAACCAGATTTCAGGCGGAATAATTGGAACAGTTCAGATTGTATTTTTCCTAAGCGTACTGCTTTTGTTACTTGGTGTATTTACTTTTCCAAAAACAAAAACTGCAGAAGCTTCTTGGCTGTATAAACCGGTTTATAATGTTGTTCCAAGTACAATTGGATTTCTAATTGGTGGAAAAGATTTTGTAAAAGAATTTATCGAAAGCAAAGACATAGATACTTCTGCTAATAATAAGCAAAAAAACAAATCATCTGACAAACAGAAAAACAATCAACCTGTTAAACAAATCGAAAAGAAAAAGAAATAA
- a CDS encoding GatB/YqeY domain-containing protein — translation MTLKEKINEDLKTAMKSGEKLRLETVRSIRALILEFEKSGVGREINPDDEIKMLTSAVKKRKDAIEQYRNANRNDLADKEEAEMKILLDYLPKQLTEEEVIVIIKKIAEESDSKAKEDFGKLMPLAMKELKGKADGKLVKSIVEKLLSGN, via the coding sequence ATGACATTAAAAGAAAAAATTAACGAGGACTTAAAAACTGCAATGAAATCCGGAGAAAAGCTTCGACTTGAAACAGTGCGTTCTATCCGCGCATTAATATTGGAATTTGAAAAAAGCGGTGTTGGAAGAGAAATTAATCCTGATGATGAAATTAAAATGCTTACATCTGCAGTTAAAAAACGAAAAGATGCAATTGAACAGTATAGAAATGCCAACAGAAATGATTTGGCTGATAAAGAAGAAGCGGAAATGAAAATTCTTCTGGATTACCTTCCTAAACAATTAACTGAAGAAGAAGTAATAGTTATAATTAAAAAGATTGCTGAAGAAAGCGATTCAAAAGCAAAAGAAGATTTTGGTAAACTTATGCCGCTTGCAATGAAAGAATTGAAAGGTAAAGCCGATGGTAAACTTGTTAAATCAATTGTTGAAAAATTATTGAGCGGTAATTGA
- a CDS encoding SDR family NAD(P)-dependent oxidoreductase — translation MKKELLIFGADGNLGNGVTEILSKKDFEKIYLFGQNPNSISILNDKTEFIHTVDLSIEENVINIFSKIQPAKDKLFFLFSTIGGYDGGKNLWEIEQKDWEFIFKLNVNISFLIAKHFSLLVKKSAGGSICFTTALTSLQPEGNKSSYGASKAALNYLVQTLAVEGKEISLSANAIAPFILDTKENRQWVTDQTSLIKLNEIGELVSNIFENFRIVSGNIIRLPYNLNI, via the coding sequence ATGAAAAAAGAATTATTGATATTTGGTGCAGACGGAAATCTTGGCAATGGTGTTACGGAAATATTATCCAAAAAAGATTTCGAAAAGATTTATTTATTTGGACAAAATCCAAATAGCATCAGTATTCTAAATGATAAAACAGAATTTATTCATACCGTTGATTTGTCAATCGAAGAAAATGTTATTAATATTTTTTCCAAGATCCAACCAGCAAAAGATAAACTTTTTTTTCTGTTCAGCACAATTGGTGGTTATGATGGCGGAAAAAATCTTTGGGAGATTGAGCAAAAGGATTGGGAGTTTATTTTTAAACTGAATGTGAACATTTCTTTTTTGATTGCAAAACATTTTTCATTGTTAGTTAAAAAATCTGCTGGCGGTTCAATTTGTTTTACAACTGCTTTAACAAGCCTTCAACCGGAAGGGAATAAATCTTCTTACGGTGCTTCCAAAGCTGCATTAAATTACCTGGTGCAAACTCTTGCTGTGGAAGGCAAAGAGATTAGTCTTTCAGCAAATGCAATTGCTCCGTTCATTTTGGATACAAAAGAAAACAGGCAATGGGTTACAGATCAAACTTCGCTTATTAAATTAAATGAAATTGGAGAATTAGTTTCTAACATTTTTGAAAACTTTAGGATTGTTTCTGGTAACATTATACGGTTGCCTTACAATCTAAATATATAA
- a CDS encoding amino acid permease yields the protein MIKSGKEHELVRGLSLLAAMMIVAGSMIGSGIFRKPATMAGQLMSPELLLIVWIVAGLITFIGALSNAEVAGMIDETGGQFIYFRKMYGDFTAFLYGWATLAVIQSGSQAAIAYVFSEYLGYFFKYPHFSKEVEQFAIYMPFVGDIFPLKDFGTKAVAMLCLGFLTFVNYIGVVFGGIVQIIITIIKIASILILTALILILGNGSFSNVYTGFSLPVNNGHSIFVMMGLALAGAFWAYDGWNNVTYVSGEVKNPKRNIPLALLFGTLIVILVYVVINIAYLYILPVKDMANSPLVAASAAQVIFGPLGASIISIAVIVSTFGAVNGSILSTSRVFYAMAKSKLFFKSLGNVHDKYKTPHISLVVLGIWSSGLVLTGTFDIITDYVMFAAWLFYALGAYGVFILRRKMPDTPRPYKVWGYPYTPAIFIIFSLIFLLNTVISNTRNAMMGLILISLGLPIYAYWKYFSKKNSTSN from the coding sequence ATGATCAAAAGCGGTAAAGAACATGAACTTGTGCGAGGATTAAGTCTTTTAGCAGCAATGATGATTGTTGCAGGTTCAATGATTGGCTCAGGTATATTTAGAAAACCGGCAACTATGGCTGGTCAATTAATGTCACCTGAATTATTGTTGATTGTATGGATAGTTGCAGGGTTGATAACATTTATTGGTGCGCTATCTAATGCAGAAGTAGCTGGTATGATTGACGAAACTGGCGGGCAATTTATTTATTTCCGTAAAATGTATGGTGACTTTACCGCTTTCCTTTATGGCTGGGCAACATTAGCCGTTATTCAAAGCGGCAGCCAGGCAGCCATAGCTTATGTGTTTTCTGAATACTTAGGCTACTTCTTTAAATATCCTCACTTCTCTAAAGAGGTTGAGCAGTTTGCCATTTATATGCCGTTTGTTGGAGATATTTTTCCCTTAAAGGATTTTGGAACTAAGGCAGTTGCTATGCTTTGTCTTGGTTTTTTAACTTTTGTTAATTATATCGGAGTTGTATTTGGTGGAATAGTACAAATTATAATAACCATCATAAAGATTGCTTCAATCCTTATTCTAACAGCCTTAATTTTAATTCTCGGTAATGGATCTTTTAGCAATGTTTACACTGGATTTAGTTTACCGGTTAACAATGGTCATAGTATTTTTGTAATGATGGGATTAGCATTAGCCGGGGCTTTTTGGGCTTACGATGGTTGGAATAATGTTACTTATGTATCCGGTGAAGTTAAAAATCCTAAACGTAATATTCCCCTGGCTTTGCTTTTTGGAACATTGATTGTAATTCTAGTATATGTGGTAATTAATATTGCATACCTTTATATCCTTCCAGTAAAAGATATGGCAAATTCACCGCTTGTAGCTGCTTCTGCTGCACAAGTTATTTTTGGTCCGCTTGGAGCTTCAATAATTTCTATCGCTGTAATCGTTTCTACATTTGGAGCAGTGAATGGAAGTATCTTATCAACTTCCAGAGTTTTTTATGCAATGGCAAAATCGAAATTATTTTTTAAGAGTTTGGGAAACGTTCATGATAAATATAAAACACCTCATATTTCACTTGTGGTACTTGGAATTTGGTCCAGTGGATTAGTTCTTACCGGCACATTTGATATTATTACTGACTACGTGATGTTTGCCGCCTGGTTGTTTTATGCATTAGGTGCATATGGAGTTTTTATTTTACGCAGGAAAATGCCGGACACTCCACGACCGTACAAAGTTTGGGGTTATCCATATACCCCTGCAATATTTATAATTTTTTCGTTAATATTTTTATTAAACACTGTTATTTCCAATACACGGAATGCAATGATGGGATTGATATTAATTTCACTTGGATTACCCATTTATGCGTACTGGAAATATTTTTCAAAAAAGAATTCTACATCTAATTAA